A part of Pirellulales bacterium genomic DNA contains:
- a CDS encoding PAS domain S-box protein: MSEPRTTQRALGITFAICLALSATSTLCAAGGVPFFPVRYVLDAAAAAVLVLTAIAVVFRHRIYRYDRVIVCTTGVLLMAVQLAAGSGEYWLFGDGGLMVGTSFKRLVLQPLADVVLVLGAYGLSYLYLFGWEQRNDALRRAESEAALQSSAEILEQRVVERTAALEATNSRLQAEIERGSQTAEKLRGQQRVLEGLLAAHDRDRQILAYDIHDGPVQLLTGALFQLEAARSLCPEIPPEALEQFVMALGQIRRALHDSRNVISGMRPPILDEQGLIEGLRYLVAEHLEADGCPVEFVHQGDGRRLSPLIEGTIYRIAQESLQNIRRHSRASQAWLHLDIGAETMQLEVRDNGVGFLFPFEAPSTGRFGMRGIFDRASALLGHASIQSAPGQGTRVVVELPCVDALERAIRDRMLAEATLAERERLYRLLADHSSDVIARHAADGTVLYISPSCKGMYGYDPEDIVGRSPFEVVHPDDHEQVRASMAEQEARSEHLRFTFRAMNKRGEIRWIECYGRRIINEETGQIEYVTDSRDVTDRHDAEERLRTSEEMFRSTIVSAPIGIIIGEGDPGNIVYANPKAREMAEDTDGNILRGQNWHQLFDPVELERAFQAVLAGVVHRQFNGITLRVVTRSGQEKWVRFVADIARTNGPSGPRRIALAEDVTETIRADAARREAESRFADLVAALPDMVFRVRYDGTLDDYVPAEGLAPHVPAAQFQGRRLSEVLPHSVAEAGLHAIERAIETGRLQVIEYDLPEADGVRRYEARVAPTTGRAAFVFVREIAPRATRDGHDREHTTAGAPHLGATGDLGLSRAAAVHPVQPDPGRAGP, encoded by the coding sequence ATGTCCGAACCCCGAACGACACAACGCGCGCTGGGCATCACGTTTGCGATCTGTCTGGCGCTGTCGGCCACGAGCACTCTCTGTGCTGCCGGGGGCGTGCCGTTCTTCCCGGTGCGCTACGTGCTCGATGCCGCGGCCGCGGCCGTGCTCGTGTTGACGGCGATTGCCGTGGTCTTCCGGCATCGCATCTATCGCTATGACCGGGTGATCGTCTGCACGACCGGTGTCCTGCTGATGGCCGTGCAATTGGCCGCCGGCTCCGGCGAATACTGGCTGTTCGGCGACGGGGGCCTCATGGTCGGGACGTCGTTCAAGCGGCTCGTGTTGCAGCCGCTGGCCGACGTGGTGCTCGTGCTCGGTGCGTATGGGTTGTCGTACCTTTACCTTTTCGGTTGGGAACAGCGCAACGACGCCTTGCGCCGCGCCGAGAGCGAGGCCGCGCTGCAATCGAGCGCCGAAATCCTCGAACAACGCGTCGTCGAGCGTACGGCCGCGCTGGAAGCCACGAACAGTCGCCTGCAGGCCGAAATCGAACGCGGCTCGCAAACGGCGGAAAAACTGCGCGGTCAACAGCGCGTGCTCGAGGGATTGCTGGCCGCGCATGATCGTGATCGCCAGATCCTGGCCTACGACATTCACGACGGGCCCGTGCAACTGCTCACCGGCGCGTTGTTTCAGCTCGAGGCGGCCCGCTCGTTGTGCCCGGAGATCCCGCCGGAGGCGCTGGAACAGTTCGTGATGGCCTTGGGCCAGATCCGCCGTGCCCTGCACGATTCGCGGAACGTGATCAGCGGCATGCGGCCCCCCATTCTCGACGAACAGGGGCTGATCGAAGGCCTGCGCTACCTGGTTGCCGAACATCTCGAGGCCGACGGCTGCCCGGTCGAATTTGTTCACCAGGGCGACGGCCGGCGTTTGTCGCCCCTCATCGAAGGCACGATCTACCGCATCGCCCAGGAATCGTTGCAGAACATCCGGCGCCACAGCCGCGCGAGCCAGGCTTGGCTGCACCTGGACATCGGCGCGGAAACCATGCAACTCGAGGTCCGCGACAACGGCGTCGGCTTCCTTTTCCCTTTCGAAGCGCCAAGCACCGGGCGGTTCGGCATGCGCGGAATCTTCGACCGCGCGTCGGCACTCTTGGGCCATGCCTCGATCCAATCGGCCCCTGGTCAAGGCACGCGGGTCGTCGTCGAATTGCCCTGCGTCGATGCCCTGGAACGGGCGATTCGCGACCGGATGCTCGCCGAGGCGACGCTGGCCGAGCGCGAGCGGCTGTACCGGTTGTTGGCCGACCATTCGTCCGACGTCATCGCGCGCCACGCGGCGGACGGCACCGTGCTGTATATCTCGCCTTCGTGCAAAGGGATGTATGGCTACGATCCCGAGGACATCGTGGGCCGGTCCCCCTTTGAAGTGGTCCATCCGGACGATCACGAGCAAGTGCGCGCCAGCATGGCCGAACAAGAGGCGCGGTCCGAGCACCTGCGATTCACGTTCCGTGCCATGAACAAACGGGGCGAAATCCGTTGGATCGAATGCTACGGTCGGCGAATCATCAACGAGGAGACCGGGCAGATCGAATACGTCACGGACTCGCGCGACGTGACCGACCGGCACGATGCCGAAGAGCGATTGCGAACGAGCGAGGAAATGTTTCGTTCGACGATCGTTTCGGCGCCCATCGGCATCATCATCGGTGAAGGCGACCCGGGCAACATCGTCTATGCCAACCCGAAGGCGCGCGAGATGGCCGAGGACACCGACGGCAACATTCTCCGCGGCCAGAATTGGCACCAGCTTTTCGATCCCGTCGAGTTGGAGCGCGCCTTTCAAGCGGTGCTCGCCGGCGTGGTGCACCGCCAGTTCAACGGCATCACCTTGCGAGTTGTCACCCGCAGTGGTCAGGAAAAATGGGTGCGATTCGTCGCCGACATCGCGCGCACGAATGGTCCGTCAGGGCCGCGCCGGATCGCCCTGGCCGAGGACGTCACCGAGACAATTCGCGCCGATGCCGCCCGTCGCGAGGCCGAATCCCGGTTCGCGGATCTGGTCGCGGCCTTGCCCGACATGGTCTTCCGCGTGCGCTACGACGGCACGCTCGACGATTACGTGCCCGCCGAGGGGCTCGCGCCGCATGTGCCGGCGGCGCAGTTTCAGGGACGCCGCCTGAGCGAAGTGCTGCCCCACTCCGTCGCCGAGGCCGGACTACATGCCATCGAACGCGCGATCGAAACGGGCAGGTTGCAAGTGATCGAATACGATCTTCCCGAGGCCGACGGAGTCCGACGCTACGAGGCCCGCGTAGCGCCGACCACGGGACGAGCCGCGTTCGTGTTTGTGCGCGAAATCGCGCCGCGAGCGACGCGCGATGGACACGACCGCGAGCACACGACGGCCGGGGCCCCACACCTGGGCGCTACCGGCGACCTGGGCCTGTCACGGGCCGCGGCGGTGCACCCGGTGCAGCCAGACCCTGGTAGAGCAGGTCCGTGA
- a CDS encoding AMP-binding protein has protein sequence MIDDRPPWVEGLTIPQVFAQTVARHGDQEALVFSQAGLRATYAEFDRLVYEAAKGLLALDVRRGEHVAVWGTNVPEWVILQFATARIGAVLVTINPAYRSFELDFVLRQSDAVALFLVDRFKSSDYLAMLREVCPELPHSLPGDLQSERFPRLRAVGALRGAAPAGVLPWHELLDRGRMIDRRDLEQASRELTPEQTINIQYTSGTTGFPKAAMLSHRNLLLNSYYVGQRQRMSAADRMCIPVPFYHCFGCSMGTMCAVVHGATMIIPAEYFEPAATLDAVERERATTLYGVPTMFIAQLQDASFPRRDLTSLRSGIMAGSPCPIEIMRQVVDKMGVREVTIAYGQTEASPVITQTAWDDPLELRVETVGMPLPGLEVKLVDPESGQELSEHEQGELCARGHAVMSGYYQDPVASQKAIDAEGWLHTGDLATRLPNGYYRITGRLKDMVIRGGENIYPREIEEYLFRHPAVEQVAVVGVPDAKYGEELCAWVKLKPGASALPDELREYCRLALAHYKVPRYVQLVAEFPQTVTGKIQKFKIRECVIADLGLSEPETA, from the coding sequence ATGATCGATGATCGCCCACCGTGGGTCGAAGGGCTCACGATTCCGCAGGTGTTTGCCCAAACCGTGGCACGGCATGGGGACCAGGAAGCGCTGGTATTCTCACAGGCAGGACTGCGGGCCACTTACGCGGAATTCGATCGATTGGTCTACGAGGCAGCCAAGGGGTTGCTGGCCCTCGACGTGCGCCGCGGCGAACACGTCGCCGTCTGGGGCACGAACGTCCCGGAGTGGGTCATTCTGCAGTTCGCCACCGCGCGGATCGGCGCCGTGCTGGTCACGATCAATCCGGCGTATCGCTCCTTCGAACTCGACTTCGTGTTGCGGCAAAGCGATGCCGTGGCATTGTTCCTGGTCGACCGGTTCAAAAGCTCGGACTACTTGGCCATGCTCCGCGAGGTATGTCCCGAGCTGCCCCATAGTTTGCCAGGAGATTTGCAAAGCGAGCGTTTTCCGCGGTTGAGGGCGGTCGGGGCGCTGCGCGGCGCGGCACCTGCCGGTGTCCTGCCCTGGCACGAGTTGCTCGATCGGGGACGGATGATCGATCGACGCGACCTCGAGCAGGCCTCTCGGGAACTGACTCCCGAACAGACGATCAACATTCAATACACCTCGGGCACGACTGGATTCCCCAAGGCGGCGATGCTGTCGCACCGCAATTTGCTGTTGAACTCGTATTACGTCGGCCAGCGGCAGCGAATGAGCGCGGCGGATCGAATGTGCATCCCGGTGCCGTTTTACCATTGTTTCGGCTGCTCGATGGGGACCATGTGCGCCGTCGTCCATGGCGCGACGATGATCATCCCGGCCGAATACTTCGAGCCGGCCGCCACGCTCGACGCCGTTGAACGCGAACGCGCCACGACGCTCTACGGCGTGCCCACCATGTTCATCGCGCAGCTCCAGGACGCCTCGTTCCCGCGGCGCGACCTGACGAGCCTGCGCTCGGGAATCATGGCCGGCAGCCCCTGCCCGATCGAGATCATGCGCCAGGTCGTCGACAAGATGGGAGTGCGCGAAGTCACGATCGCCTATGGTCAGACTGAGGCCTCGCCCGTGATCACGCAGACCGCCTGGGACGACCCGCTCGAGCTGCGCGTCGAAACCGTGGGAATGCCGCTACCCGGCTTGGAGGTCAAGCTCGTCGATCCCGAGTCGGGTCAAGAACTCAGCGAACACGAGCAAGGCGAGCTATGTGCCCGCGGGCACGCCGTGATGAGCGGTTACTATCAGGACCCGGTCGCCAGCCAGAAGGCGATCGACGCCGAAGGTTGGCTGCACACCGGGGACCTGGCTACGCGGCTGCCGAACGGCTATTACCGCATCACCGGCCGATTGAAAGACATGGTCATCCGTGGCGGGGAGAACATCTATCCCCGCGAGATCGAAGAGTATCTGTTTCGCCATCCGGCCGTCGAACAGGTGGCCGTCGTGGGCGTGCCCGACGCGAAGTACGGCGAGGAATTGTGCGCCTGGGTCAAGCTCAAGCCGGGTGCCAGCGCCCTGCCCGACGAGCTGCGTGAATACTGCCGTCTGGCCTTGGCACACTACAAGGTGCCGCGCTACGTGCAGCTGGTCGCAGAATTTCCCCAGACCGTGACCGGCAAGATTCAGAAATTCAAAATCCGCGAGTGCGTTATCGCCGACTTGGGACTGAGCGAGCCGGAGACGGCATAG
- a CDS encoding GNAT family N-acetyltransferase, which produces MMQVEPVTLVGRHVQLEPLTIEHLPEWLEVGLSGDIFRWFPWQIDTPETLTLYLQGCLAFAAEGKIVPFATRDLASGRVVGGTSFLAIEPAHFRLEIGGTWLAPAWQRSGCNTEAKLLQLTHCFEQLGCMRVEFKTDALNTASRAALLRIGAKEEGTFRQHMLCPGGRRRDSVYFSVIDREWPTVKQRLAARLQPG; this is translated from the coding sequence ATGATGCAAGTTGAGCCGGTCACCCTCGTCGGACGCCATGTGCAATTGGAGCCGCTGACCATCGAGCATCTGCCCGAATGGCTCGAAGTGGGCCTGTCGGGCGATATCTTTCGCTGGTTTCCTTGGCAAATCGACACGCCGGAGACTCTGACTCTGTACCTGCAGGGGTGCCTGGCGTTCGCCGCCGAAGGCAAGATCGTGCCGTTTGCAACCCGCGATTTGGCCTCGGGTCGCGTCGTCGGTGGAACGAGCTTTCTCGCCATCGAGCCGGCCCACTTTCGGCTGGAAATCGGCGGAACCTGGCTGGCGCCCGCCTGGCAGCGGTCCGGTTGCAACACCGAAGCGAAACTCCTGCAGCTGACGCACTGTTTCGAGCAACTGGGCTGCATGCGCGTCGAATTCAAGACCGATGCCCTGAACACGGCGTCGCGAGCGGCGCTGTTGCGGATCGGGGCCAAAGAAGAAGGCACCTTTCGCCAGCACATGCTTTGCCCCGGCGGCCGGCGCCGCGACAGCGTCTATTTCAGTGTCATCGATCGCGAATGGCCGACCGTCAAACAGCGGCTGGCAGCTCGACTGCAACCAGGCTAG
- a CDS encoding class I SAM-dependent methyltransferase, whose amino-acid sequence MTATKAAHAAPSYLATRARFSAAATARRYPDRWRPTARDRREQACILQGLSRVPRGARVLDMPCGSGRLLELLTKRGFDVIAADFSLPMLHRAAATDRTLDEAQPRAFGPRLLAADALALPFAGDAFDAVICNRLFHHFSESAARVGVLNELARVCRGTIVASFFHRSSMGAWRFWARHRLRGTTPSDRIPIAAQVFAADARAVGLRVDRFIHVARGISPQCYAVLRRP is encoded by the coding sequence ATGACCGCCACCAAAGCTGCGCACGCCGCTCCGTCGTACCTCGCTACCCGGGCTCGCTTTAGCGCCGCGGCCACCGCGAGGCGCTACCCCGACCGCTGGCGCCCGACGGCGCGCGATCGCCGCGAGCAGGCCTGCATTCTCCAAGGGCTGTCCAGAGTGCCGCGCGGCGCCCGGGTGCTCGACATGCCGTGCGGATCAGGACGCTTGCTCGAACTGCTCACCAAGCGCGGGTTCGACGTGATCGCGGCCGACTTCTCGCTTCCCATGCTGCACCGCGCCGCGGCGACCGATCGCACTTTGGACGAAGCTCAACCGCGGGCGTTCGGACCGCGACTGCTGGCGGCCGACGCGCTCGCCCTGCCTTTTGCCGGCGATGCATTCGACGCCGTGATCTGCAATCGATTATTCCACCACTTTTCCGAATCGGCCGCACGCGTCGGGGTGCTCAACGAATTAGCACGCGTCTGCCGTGGCACGATCGTGGCGTCCTTCTTTCACCGGTCCTCGATGGGCGCCTGGCGATTCTGGGCACGCCATCGGCTGCGAGGTACGACGCCGTCCGATCGAATTCCCATCGCTGCTCAGGTATTTGCCGCGGATGCCCGTGCGGTCGGTTTACGCGTGGACCGGTTTATCCATGTCGCGCGCGGAATTTCGCCGCAGTGTTATGCCGTGTTGCGGCGTCCCTGA
- a CDS encoding DUF3556 domain-containing protein, translating to MGLLKPTPLPYDPLEWVKLPFRERAQQVCRAWALQGYGAPLAIYFVYALKIAAYIGAWIYFCSWSPSLGGWTTFSSWWLEPLAFQKAILWSMLFEGLGLGCGSGPLTGRYFPPIGGALYFLRPGTLKRPFFAGLPGLGGNRRTWIDVALYLALIVCLLRALVAPALAVEHLLPIALLVPVLGLADQTVFLALRAEHFWTVTLCFLLSSNWIAGAKCVQLALWFWAGVSKLNHHFPTVVCVMTSNSPFTRFAWLRRRMYAHYPDDLRPSRLAVALAHFGAALEFSVPLTLAFVPGEFGLKLGMVLMLMLHVYITSNVPMAVPIEWNFLVVYSGFALFWAHPEVSPLDLRSAPLAALLLVALVLVPLVGNLFPERVSFLLSMRYYAGNWPYGVWLFRGDSYRKLDQLTKSSPWVYDQLERFYNRSSAVGLVGMVMGFRLMHLHGRALADLIPRAVDRLQDYEYMDGEIICGIVLGWNFGDGHLHGEPLIQAIQQQCHFESGELRCILIEAQSLVGRTLAYRIVDAHDGQIEQGALDIATLRHRQPWE from the coding sequence ATGGGCCTGCTCAAACCAACGCCATTGCCTTACGACCCGCTGGAATGGGTCAAGCTTCCCTTCCGCGAGCGTGCGCAACAGGTGTGCCGCGCCTGGGCGTTGCAGGGATACGGGGCCCCGCTGGCCATCTATTTCGTCTATGCCCTCAAGATCGCCGCATACATCGGCGCCTGGATCTATTTCTGCTCGTGGTCGCCGAGTCTGGGCGGTTGGACCACGTTCAGCTCATGGTGGCTCGAGCCGCTGGCGTTTCAGAAGGCGATCCTGTGGAGCATGCTGTTCGAGGGGCTCGGTCTGGGCTGCGGCAGCGGACCGCTCACCGGCCGTTATTTTCCGCCGATTGGCGGCGCGTTGTATTTTCTGCGGCCGGGCACGCTGAAGCGTCCCTTCTTCGCCGGCCTGCCGGGACTGGGCGGCAACCGGCGGACCTGGATCGACGTCGCCTTGTACCTGGCGCTGATCGTTTGCCTGCTGCGCGCGCTGGTCGCCCCTGCGCTGGCCGTCGAGCATTTGTTGCCGATCGCATTGCTCGTACCTGTGCTGGGCCTGGCCGATCAAACCGTGTTCCTGGCCCTGCGTGCGGAGCACTTCTGGACCGTCACACTGTGCTTCCTGTTGTCGAGCAACTGGATCGCGGGGGCCAAGTGCGTGCAACTGGCGCTGTGGTTCTGGGCCGGCGTATCGAAGCTGAACCACCATTTCCCGACGGTGGTTTGCGTCATGACCAGCAACAGCCCGTTCACGCGGTTCGCGTGGTTGCGGCGCCGGATGTACGCCCACTATCCCGACGATCTGCGGCCCTCGCGGTTGGCCGTGGCGCTAGCACATTTCGGCGCGGCGCTCGAATTCTCGGTGCCGTTGACCTTGGCCTTCGTTCCCGGCGAGTTCGGGCTCAAGCTGGGCATGGTTCTGATGTTGATGCTGCACGTGTATATCACCAGCAACGTGCCGATGGCGGTGCCAATCGAATGGAATTTCCTGGTGGTCTATAGCGGCTTTGCGCTATTCTGGGCGCACCCCGAGGTGTCGCCGCTCGATCTGCGATCGGCGCCGCTGGCGGCGTTGCTGCTGGTGGCGCTGGTGCTGGTGCCGCTGGTCGGCAACTTGTTTCCCGAGCGCGTGTCGTTCTTGCTGTCGATGCGCTACTACGCGGGCAACTGGCCCTATGGCGTGTGGCTGTTCCGAGGCGACAGCTATCGCAAGCTCGACCAGCTCACCAAGTCGTCACCCTGGGTCTACGATCAACTCGAGCGTTTCTACAATCGTTCGTCGGCCGTCGGGCTGGTGGGCATGGTGATGGGCTTTCGATTGATGCACCTGCATGGCCGCGCCTTGGCCGACCTGATTCCCCGGGCGGTCGATCGGCTGCAAGACTACGAGTACATGGACGGCGAAATCATCTGCGGCATCGTCTTGGGCTGGAACTTCGGCGACGGCCATTTGCATGGGGAGCCCCTGATCCAGGCCATTCAGCAGCAGTGCCATTTCGAGTCCGGCGAGCTGCGCTGCATCCTGATCGAAGCGCAATCCCTCGTCGGCCGGACGCTGGCCTATCGCATCGTCGATGCGCACGACGGCCAAATCGAGCAAGGCGCGCTCGATATCGCTACGCTCCGCCACCGGCAACCGTGGGAATGA
- a CDS encoding NAD(P)/FAD-dependent oxidoreductase, with amino-acid sequence MTEPDVVIIGSGPNGLSAAVALAQAGAAVVVLEARDDLGGGTRTAELTLPGFHHDVCSAVHPMGILSPYLRTLPLAEHGLHWICPPASVAHPLDDGPAVLLRRSLDETIANLDPVDAATYRRMVEPFLGNPHGLLRDALAPLGMPRHPLLMLRFGLQAIRSTTSLARRFRGDRARALLAGCAGHAIQPLEHPFTAALALMFLITGHVENWPVAAGGSASISRALASLLAALGGRTQTGTCVQSLDDLPAARLYLFDTSPAQLATIGEPVLPPSYVRRLRRYRYGPGTFKLDFALSRSIPWRDSRCLEASTVHLGGTLEEIAAAEAAVWRGEHPERPYLLVSQQSEFDRSRAPQGQHTGWAYCHVPSGSTVDLTDVVERQIERFAPGFRDCILARRTTTCADFEQYNPNFVGGAVTGGVADWSQLFTRPVARWNLDPYTTPNPRVLICSASTPPGGGVHGMCGYHAAQTALRRLSRFRVSRLRAD; translated from the coding sequence GTGACCGAGCCCGACGTGGTGATCATCGGTTCCGGTCCCAATGGGCTGTCCGCCGCCGTGGCCCTGGCACAGGCCGGCGCCGCGGTGGTCGTGCTCGAAGCGCGCGACGACTTGGGCGGCGGCACTCGAACGGCCGAGTTGACCCTGCCCGGCTTTCACCACGACGTGTGCTCGGCCGTGCACCCGATGGGCATCTTGTCGCCCTACTTGCGGACCTTGCCGCTGGCCGAGCACGGCTTGCACTGGATCTGCCCTCCGGCGTCGGTAGCGCATCCTTTGGACGACGGTCCGGCGGTGCTGCTACGGCGGTCGCTCGACGAGACGATCGCCAACCTCGACCCGGTCGACGCGGCGACCTATCGCCGGATGGTCGAACCGTTCTTGGGCAATCCGCACGGGTTGCTGCGCGACGCCTTGGCCCCGCTGGGCATGCCCCGCCATCCCCTCTTAATGCTGCGCTTTGGGCTGCAGGCGATCCGCTCGACCACATCTCTGGCCCGACGTTTTCGCGGCGATCGCGCGCGGGCGTTGTTGGCCGGCTGCGCGGGACACGCGATTCAGCCACTGGAGCATCCGTTCACGGCCGCCTTGGCGCTGATGTTTCTGATCACAGGCCACGTCGAGAACTGGCCGGTCGCCGCGGGAGGTTCGGCGTCGATCAGCCGTGCGCTGGCCAGCTTGCTGGCTGCGCTCGGCGGACGGACGCAAACCGGCACGTGCGTACAATCGCTCGACGACCTGCCCGCCGCGCGGCTGTATTTGTTCGACACTAGCCCTGCACAACTGGCGACGATCGGCGAACCGGTGTTGCCGCCAAGCTACGTGCGGCGGCTGCGTCGTTACCGGTATGGCCCTGGCACGTTCAAGCTCGACTTCGCGCTGTCCCGGTCGATCCCCTGGCGTGATTCGCGCTGCTTAGAAGCCTCGACGGTGCATCTCGGCGGCACGCTGGAAGAAATCGCCGCGGCCGAAGCGGCCGTCTGGCGCGGCGAGCATCCCGAGCGTCCGTATCTGCTCGTGAGTCAGCAAAGCGAGTTCGATCGATCGCGCGCGCCGCAAGGCCAGCACACCGGCTGGGCGTATTGTCACGTGCCGTCGGGTTCCACGGTCGACTTGACCGACGTCGTGGAGCGGCAGATCGAACGGTTCGCGCCCGGCTTTCGCGATTGCATCCTGGCCAGGCGAACGACCACGTGTGCCGACTTCGAGCAGTACAACCCGAATTTTGTGGGCGGTGCCGTCACCGGCGGAGTGGCCGACTGGTCGCAATTGTTCACGCGCCCCGTGGCGCGATGGAATCTCGATCCGTATACGACCCCCAACCCGCGCGTGTTGATTTGCTCGGCGTCAACGCCCCCGGGCGGCGGCGTGCATGGGATGTGCGGCTACCATGCCGCGCAGACGGCGTTGCGGCGGCTGTCGAGATTCCGCGTGTCGCGGTTGCGCGCCGATTGA
- a CDS encoding exo-alpha-sialidase, giving the protein MVKTAGMFVLAGLFFVPAMAGEVQVQRVFGSEAPGPYKHPASITELAGGDLYIAYYGGEGEYARDTAVYGSRLAKGSQQWTAPVVIADTPFRSEGNAVVWQAPDGLVWLFYVVRFGDTWSSSRINFKISRDGAQTWSDPALLTLEEGTMVRGRPLALADGDYLLPVYHETGHDIEKVGPDTSSYFLRFHPADQTWTESQRIESRLGNLQPAAAELSPGHLVAYCRRGGGYDPIPDGFIVRSESHDGGRTWSKGEDTKFPNPNAAVDFLRLASGNLLLVYNDSMTDRTPLTVALSTDGDRSYPHRRNIAVGPYDYAYPYVIQAADGRILLVYTSHERTVINLATFDESALLQK; this is encoded by the coding sequence ATGGTGAAGACGGCCGGGATGTTCGTACTTGCGGGACTGTTCTTCGTTCCGGCGATGGCCGGAGAGGTGCAGGTCCAGCGCGTGTTCGGGTCCGAGGCGCCGGGGCCCTATAAGCACCCTGCTTCGATTACCGAGTTGGCCGGCGGCGACTTGTACATCGCCTATTACGGCGGCGAAGGCGAGTATGCCCGGGACACGGCCGTGTACGGGTCGCGCCTGGCCAAGGGCAGCCAGCAATGGACGGCGCCGGTCGTGATCGCCGATACGCCGTTTCGCTCAGAGGGGAACGCCGTGGTCTGGCAGGCCCCCGATGGGCTGGTCTGGTTGTTCTACGTCGTGCGATTCGGCGACACGTGGTCGAGTTCGCGGATCAATTTCAAGATCTCACGCGATGGCGCGCAGACCTGGTCCGATCCTGCGCTGTTGACGCTCGAAGAGGGCACCATGGTGCGCGGGCGTCCGCTCGCCTTGGCCGACGGCGACTACCTATTGCCGGTCTACCACGAGACCGGGCACGACATCGAAAAGGTCGGCCCCGACACGTCGTCTTACTTTCTGCGCTTTCATCCTGCCGATCAAACCTGGACGGAGAGCCAACGCATCGAGTCGCGGCTAGGTAACCTGCAACCGGCTGCGGCCGAATTGAGCCCTGGCCATCTCGTGGCCTACTGCCGGCGCGGCGGCGGTTACGATCCGATTCCCGATGGTTTCATCGTCCGGAGCGAATCGCACGACGGCGGGCGCACCTGGAGCAAAGGCGAAGACACGAAGTTTCCCAACCCTAATGCCGCGGTCGATTTCTTGCGGCTGGCGAGCGGAAACCTGCTGCTGGTGTACAACGACAGCATGACCGATCGCACGCCGTTGACCGTGGCGTTGTCAACCGACGGCGACCGGAGCTATCCCCATCGCCGCAACATTGCCGTGGGGCCCTACGACTATGCGTATCCGTACGTCATTCAAGCCGCCGACGGCCGCATTCTGCTCGTCTACACGTCCCACGAGCGAACGGTGATCAATCTGGCGACTTTTGACGAGTCGGCCTTGCTTCAGAAATAG